TCATGAGGAAGCAAATAGCCTCATGCGAAAATCAAGAACATGTACTCACGTGATTTCTGGAAGTAGTTTTCGCCCTGGTTTATGGAAGCACTCGTTAGGAAACAAACTTAGAAAGAATCAGGCGCCATGTTTCCATGATTTCGAGGGAACCATGCAAGGAAGTAATATTCAGGATGGAGAGAGACGCAGGGATGCAGGGTGTGCATTGCGGGAGCGATTAGGAAGCAGCAACAAATTAGGGATTGGAAGCATCTAATCAAACAAGCGGACTACCAGATCGAGCGTACGTCCGGCATCTGACCCAACGGCCTTGGACTGGTCTGATAGTTGCGAACTATCAGTAGTCTGATGGCTAGTGATGCCCGTGATGATATTGATACAATCAGGGAAATTAATTATGATGCATTTGTTCACAGCAAGAAAAATCAAGATTTCACCTTGCTATTTTAGGGACATTTGTTTTAAGAATTTTAAGCTACACGCAAGAATACGCCATCTAGTACATTTCATGAGGGTGTCAAATATAACACAAGTATGCATATAGTTGAGGCATCCAGGAAATCTCTTGCACTCTGAGACCAATAGAATTCATCTCAGTGTACTAATCAATAGTTAAAAATTAGCTAGAGATCatttagtgtaccagataagtggaagtcaaactaaataaaaaaagatgAAAAATTAATAAAAACCATGACTATTCCTAGCAATTGATGATCCTATACAGGAAGATCTAGTGCATATCCCATTAGTAAATAATCTAGGCATACAGGTACAGAAGAGCCACAAGCCTGATTGGAGCTTTAGTTTAACATGAAGCAGTTGCTTACAGTCCAGAACATAGTGGCAAAATTGCACCAAGAACAGGATCTGACACTTGCATTGTGGTGTTTTTTCACTgtatatctgacacacacacactacatgcatTCTGCAGATAGGTGACTTACCAAGAGGTAGGTCACGAAATTACCTAGAGCTGCGAGGAAATGGAAATCAAATGAGgagggagaagaaaaaaaaggatttTTACCTTCTTCCAGCTGGTGGTGGTCTTGGTTCTTCAAGATTTCTTTTTCGGCAGTTGAGGTGCAGCTGCCGGCGGTATGATAAGAAAACTGTTGCTATTTCACTCTCACGAATTAAACTCACTTGTATGTCATCTCACTTATGCCAAATCATAAATCTTGGTATTGAATATCCTCCTGCAAACAAAATCAAATGAAGTTAGACAAGAAAACTACTGCTATTTCATGCAAATAATAAGAGGCGAATTACTCAGCAAGCAGTTTAATCCTGAGAGTGAACACAATATTGCAGTCTCATATGCTCACCAGATTGGTAAAACTTTACAAATCACATTAGAAAAGTACCATGGTAATTTACCTGACAGAGAAAGAGGTCAAGAAAATGCAGGATCAAACTGAACCATCAGCTCTCACCGGCTTATTAACCGCAAACTTTACaaaatccaatttttttttaaatatgatgCCCACGAACAATAATGGATCAAATGGTTGTATCTGATTCCGAACAAACTGAGGCCCCTGCCCAAACAACAAAAAAGGAGTTTCCTGATTCATTAATTTGATGCACCAAGTATAATCCAAATAGGAATATGTAGCACTAAAATTGATGAATGCCCAGAAGTGAAGTGATACTTATCTATTTGGGAGAATTTTACTGTATTGATACTGAAACTTTGAGTTTCAGCCATCTGAGTGTTAGTCTAGACAAAGAGCATGTAATTGGACCAGCTGCCTATGATACAAAGGCATTCTTTTAATGCAAGGTGGAAAACTGGGACTAAAATGATCCCTTAAATATCGATCTAGCCAGACCTAACAAGGAACCGAGTGCTTACTCAGAGGACCAAACTTTCGATATATTGACAATATATAGACATAAAACTAACTATACAAAATTAACCAGTGATACACGCAAGATAAAATTGGcagccaattgcatttttatttcAACAAGCACTTGGTATGTACATGGACCAGATGACTGAAAAAGGGTTTGCTGAAGCTCGTGAAAATGCACACTTGACGGGCCATTGGAAATATGAAAACTACCAAGTAGAATCGCATTTGAAAATAATTTTCACATGCACAGATTACTGGGAAAGAATGTCACTTCGCAGGGATGAAGACACGATAATCTGCATGTTTCGAAATTAAACAAAACAGCACCAGTGTTTATACCTAGAAATAAGATGAGAAAGTAATATCTTAATGATCGAAAAACAACTGATAGATATACATGTTCTCTCCTGGCAGGTATATACATGTAATGGTCAAATCTGCCATTGTTCAGATATAACAGATCTGCAGCTATATATACATGTTCTCTAAAAGCATCTATACATGTAATGGTCAAGTAAATAAGATACGGAGGGTAAATATTAAGCGTAACCTTTTAGACATCTTTGAGTTGCTCACCATTAGCAAGGAAAGTGGAAGGTCCTTTTTGCTTGGAGTTTGGCGAGTAGCAGCGGAGGAGCTTCTTCTGTTGCATTTCGCCTGTCCTATAAGATAATCTACCTGCAGAGGACATAACCCTTGTAGATAATCCCCATGTACAGTCCCATAGAAGGAACAAATTCGGCAGAATATAAGTGAAAGCAGTTTGATGCAGACAGGAACTTCATGTTGCTTTTTCTTCCGTCTGCAACAAAAATATATTAACAGAATCAAAACAAATTTAATGCACACACGTGAAGACGCATGTCTATATTTTCTACTCTTGTTCTTTACAATTAGATAGCCATAAGCCCAGGGCAATGGAAAATGTAGACCTAAAGATATTTTCTACTCGGCAGAATATATTTTGTACTCTTGTTCTTTAGAATCAGACTGAACTCTGTATGCTACTTACTCATAAGTCCAGGGCAATGGAAAATCTAGACCTGATGTGTTGCAGAAATGCACATCGCCGTGCAGTTTTGTTTCCGCCATGTCCTATCTCTGAAGAAGAAAAGCTTGAGTTCTCACAGTGCAGTAAGCAAATCAGGAGGGTTCGGGATGAAGAAAACTCACCCCTTTGCGGTCGGTCGGATGGGGCGGAGCTCGCGTTTGGTGAAGACGTGATccccagcggcggcggcgaggaggaggcggagatggCCGGTTCCCGAGGGCCGGATGAGATCTGCAGCTCGCTCCACCCAGGGAGGAAGGATACCTTCCTGAATCCATCCAtccaggcggaggcggaggcgaccTCGCGCGGGAAGTAGGCCGGGGCGGAGGCTCGCTGGGTTCGAGGGAGGGGCCAGGTGGGGGTCCGAACCGCCGGGGCACCTAGTGGAGGTGCTCGGCTGCTGCAGCGGTTGGGGCGACGGCTGAGTCGCGGGAACCGGCCGTGAGGCAGGATCCGGTGCGCCTCCGGCAGATCTGGGTGGGGGGAGACCGGCGATGGGACCACTGGTCCCGTGGGCgggggtggcggggcggtggcgctcCGGGGAagacggcggcagcggcgcgctcgggaagatggcggcggcagcggggtGGCGGCGCTCCAGGGAAGAAGGAGGGTCCGGTGGCGCGCCGGTAGGAGGTGGGGATGACAGCGCCGAAAGGAGGCGGGGATGACGGCGCGCCGGAAGGAGGCGGGAGTGGTGGCGCACCGGTAGGAGGCAGCGGCGACGGGATCGGGGGGGAGGTTGGGGATCGGACGAGGGGATTTTTTTTAGCGGGTCGGGCAATTCGGGGTGTGAGAAGGGGacgaaaaaaaccgacgaaaaaaaccggacgaaaataaatccGGAACGGAGACTATCAACTAAGACATTAGAGTAGAgatctagatgtgacatagacaGAACCCTAATATAATACCTCTCTTTCCAAGATAGTGGAGGTGCTAGAACCTTCATAGTGGAATCCATCGCTGAAGTTTGGCATCTCAGGGCAAGAAATAACACCTATTTATCAGTATATACAATCCATGACATGACATGACATGTTTGCCTTCATATTGGTTTCTTTTTCGCAGGGCATGCATCCTCGGGTTTTCTTTTCACCTTATTTTCGGGTTGATGTTGTTCGACTGCTAAATTTTGCATTCTTAATAATAGATATATGGTTGTATGCATCATCTTAATGGAGAGGACGTGagttatcctccttttcaaaaaataaTGGTTTCTTTTGTTAACACAATACAATTGCAGATGCTCACGTACACGTACATACACTCTTCTATGAATGCAAGCACGCACACCCGAcgcctatgagcacctctgagatactaaggctagtcatagtgggagtaacttaggtaataacatagcgcacttcaaaaaaatttgcttatgtggcatgtaatTAATAAAGAGAGAGGTGTTTAGTGTAACATAATATAGCGCTTCCCGAGAAAGGATGAGtttacaagctaataaatgaagccatatATAACACTACTGCTATGTTGCTTTgtactatggaggtagtaacttaaactagtgtcatatgcatgacactagtataagttactccccactgtgaccagcctaaGCCGGCACAACATtctgagattgacgaagtcaccataAATAGATGCCTCATAATCAATGTGAACATCTTCACCCACTGAATGATCATTGTCGAAAAGCTAGAAATAAGTCCAGAAAAATACGAGCACTAGTGTCAAGTCTATGAGTTAGAACCCTGATGGGTTGGTTCTACTGCAAGAAACCTAACATATGAGCTACGCTCATATTGCCCTTTATATTGGTTTCATTATGCATAAAATCACATGTAATTCTACCAGGTCTATTTACAAACCCCAAAGCATGGTTTCTGTCGGAGATCAATTTATAGACCCATTATCTTAGACTCTTGGTTATCAACTGAAAGGCCTTCAATTTGCACATTTTCAAAGTTTCCACCTTCACTAGAATATGCATGCCCATGGAATATACCTTCCATTTGCGCTTTTCCCAAACTGTTGGGTTAGCACCTAAAAAGACCATAGTCTTCTAGCTCAGAGGAACCATCCTCCAACCACCGACAACTGACCATTTCAAGAAAATGTGTAACATCATTCCTAGCAATGTTGTCGGAGTGTTTAGATGCATCACTGATTTGATCAGGATAGCAAGCATGCCATCAAGATAGCTTGATATTGAAAGAAAAGCTGTCAAATTATTTAGGGGTTGTTGTTGCACGTGTACCAACATTGCTTTCTCATACCGAACTCTTGCACAGAGGTGCTGCTGTAAATCAGCATCATCTTTCTTGTTCTGTACATTCTGATGCTTTATGAAGCCCTTATTCAACTTCACCGCAGCCACACCATgtgaagaaagatcacaacaaagaACAAAACAAATGAGAACCAAAGAAGTGAAATATGTTCGCCATGTCACTAACCATCACTTTTCAGAGGCAACACAGGTATAAACATAAATTTCTTCATTCCTCCTTATACCGGAAGGCTGAAAACTAGCTGCCAGATTATTCAGAATATTACGGATTGGGCTTGTACAAATGAATCTTGAGTAGATACCTTTGAGAAGTAAAGGACGTCTCCAACTCAAGTATTTGGAAAATGGTAAAGGAAAGTAGACAACGAATAATTGTTGAATCGGACTGTAGGATACACAGGTACTGGAAATCCTGAAAGGGAAAAATGCACATTGTTAAAGACAATTAGTCAAACTTCACTTTCAACAGCTCAAAATACACATAATTGGCATTACCTTATTGCAGAACACATTTGCTGGTCCAGAGATGTGCCCTGAAAGAGCCCAACTCTAATGTGAGGTAAATATTTCATGAAGAGAACTGGAGACATCATTTCCAAAACTGTCTGATTGAAGAGGCAAAGGGGATGATGAAGGAACTATGTATAGATAGAAAAGACATGTAAATTGTTGAGAGTCGTCGGGAGGCTATCCGACCATGTAAACTATATAGGGTGTCTACCGAGTCCTGCATGTTGTATTACATCATGAAACAACGACACTTTAGACCATAATTCGGTACTTCCCCACTTCTCGCCTCCCGATTTGTGCAATCAGGAAATACAGATTTTTTTTGGGTCTGAAATGTATGGAAAACAATCCTATATGACCGAGTCGTATGGACCCAAACTGGAGACACCCTTCCCTGCATGATTTCTAGCAAACTGAGTCCCAAAGCATCTAATCGTTCAACTTTACCATATATTGATTTATGTAGTGGAAAGTTGTATTGTAGGCCGAGCTCAGTTGTACCTGTTATCATGACTGTCTATTTTGTGTCATGATCTTTGCAACTTGGAGCACCACGAGCCCAAATATGACTGCTCCAGTGTCATTGCCACACGTTGACCAAccccatcttcaacatcttctgccACTATTAACCTCGTGGCTCAAGCTTGGTGGCAGTTAGCATTCCTCGCATGTGGAGAGCTGCCCCACACAACATAAGTAGAGGTTCCATCCAGGATTCCTGCTTCATGGTGTGTGAgcggtagagagagagagagtagaaatggggaggagagagagcagtgtaagtgcatttagtgccccttagtgatttggtgtattgaagacttataggttaagggactaatgtgtttgtgagtgtacacaggtctataagtctatgaggagtttgatatttacagagaaagtcgacccctaaaaatgaatgtcttcaactgaagactttggctttctgaagattttgaaagtgaagaaattgatgtgatcgtgaagacttgatatccatgcgaggaacatgaagtgtgaagacttttgttttcatagtttcattttctctgtcttgagtcataggaaacaccgtactgt
This window of the Triticum aestivum cultivar Chinese Spring chromosome 5D, IWGSC CS RefSeq v2.1, whole genome shotgun sequence genome carries:
- the LOC123122606 gene encoding uncharacterized protein isoform X3 yields the protein MDGFRKVSFLPGWSELQISSGPREPAISASSSPPPLGITSSPNASSAPSDRPQREIGHGGNKTARRCAFLQHIRRKKKQHEVPVDYLIGQAKCNRRSSSAATRQTPSKKDLPLSLLMGPQFVRNQIQPFDPLLFVGIIFKKKLDFVKFAVNKPVRADGSV
- the LOC123122606 gene encoding uncharacterized protein isoform X1, encoding MDGFRKVSFLPGWSELQISSGPREPAISASSSPPPLGITSSPNASSAPSDRPQREIGHGGNKTARRCAFLQHIRRKKKQHEVPVCIKLLSLIFCRICSFYGTVHGDYLQGLCPLQVDYLIGQAKCNRRSSSAATRQTPSKKDLPLSLLMGPQFVRNQIQPFDPLLFVGIIFKKKLDFVKFAVNKPVRADGSV
- the LOC123122606 gene encoding uncharacterized protein isoform X4, with amino-acid sequence MDGFRKVSFLPGWSELQISSGPREPAISASSSPPPLGITSSPNASSAPSDRPQREIGHGGNKTARRCAFLQHIRRKKKQHEVPVCIKLLSLIFCRICSFYGTVHGDYLQGLCPLQVDYLIGQAKCNRRSSSAATRQTPSKKDLPLSLLMEDIQYQDL
- the LOC123122606 gene encoding uncharacterized protein isoform X5, which translates into the protein MDGFRKVSFLPGWSELQISSGPREPAISASSSPPPLGITSSPNASSAPSDRPQREIGHGGNKTARRCAFLQHIRRKKKQHEVPVDYLIGQAKCNRRSSSAATRQTPSKKDLPLSLLMEDIQYQDL
- the LOC123122606 gene encoding uncharacterized protein isoform X2 — translated: MDGFRKVSFLPGWSELQISSGPREPAISASSSPPPLGITSSPNASSAPSDRPQREIGHGGNKTARRCAFLQHIRRKKKQHEVPVCIKLLSLIFCRICSFYGTVHGDYLQGLCPLQVDYLIGQAKCNRRSSSAATRQTPSKKDLPLSLLMVSNSKMSKRRIFNTKIYDLA